From Thermococcus barophilus MP:
ACTCCCCCGTTTAAGGTTTGCTGAAAGCCATGATTTTACTTTCCTCTTGGTGATTTTATTATTATAAAGCCATCTCACTCTGTGCATTTCTACTATAAGTTATGTCTATTACATTGTTGAGCACAAGTTAATTAATAAACTTTTTTTGGAATAGTTAAATGGTGAAGTAAACTGTTTTTCAGCTTTTCATTCTCAATTTAAACTCAACTTTTTTCAAATTCCTAATTTCTTTCAGAATCAGCAGTATTATAAACCCAGCGGCTATGGCAACTTGATTCTCTGGGGTGTACAGATATGGATACTTTGCTTTCACAATCCACAGCATCGAGAACAGCACCAGCACACCAGCGGCAACATCTCTCAAAGCCCTGAAGCTCAGTCCCTCTTCCCCGGCAATCAGCAGGGCTGTTCCCCAAGGTAAAAGATAACCATACAGCAGTCCGGCAGCTAAAACAAAAATTCCGATCAGCTGGAGCGGTGTGAACTTCACCTTGAGCTCAGTCCCACTTAAAATTTCTCTAAGAATGGCTATCGATGGAACAATGATTGCCAGAGCTTTTAGAGATTCATACGAGATAAAATCTCCAACATGAACCTCACTAACCAATAAAATCCCATAGAAGAAATATATCAGCAGGGCTGAGTCTCTGCTCTTTCTTGAAGCTAAATACGCCACAACCAATAATATCACAGCCCATGCTCTGAACGCTATTCCAGCTATGAGTGAAGCTATCAGCCATATCATTGTTTTAACCCCTTTAGATTATGCGGGATGACTTATGTCTTCTTATCTCCCTTTGCCGGAATACCTCTTTCTGTAAGCTCCTCTTTCAGCTTTTCAACGCTGTCAATTAGCACTATCCCCTCTTTTTTGCATGCCTCTTTAAAGTCATCGTCAAGCGAAACCAAGTATTTAATCCCGTAGAACTTGCAGGTCGCTAAAATCAAAGCATCATTTGGAAGCAAACCATACTTTCTGGATACCTCGATTGAAAGAAGTATTATTTCAGAAGTTACTTCCAAAAAGTTTGGAATGCTTAACATTGGAAAGAGGGATTTTAGAAATTCCTCCGCTGTTTCTTTAACCAGCGATTTGTTCTTTTTTAGTTCCCAGTAGGATTTTCCAGTTTTTGCTTTTATAAAGATGAAGAATACTTCACTGTACACAATCCCATTTACGAACGCAGTAAAGCTGTGCTTAAAGATGTGTTCCAGCAACTCAACTGCTCTTGGATTATCCTTTGCAAATTCAATTATAACATTGCTGTCAAGGAACAAGCTCGTCATAGAGTTCTGCCTCCAGTTCTTCCCAGCTTTTTGCGGTCTTTAAAGAACCTCTCGCCTTTTTTAAAGCTTCATCAACATTTGCTCGGGCTTTTAACCTCTCAATTTCCTCTTTAATCTTCACTTCAACTTCTTTTGGGATCCTAAATGTAATAACAACTTCCCCCATACCATGTCCCCTCCCTTATCGGTCGGTTAAATAATATCATCATAAATCTCAGCCCTCAGCTCTTTTGCGGACTTTTTGGTTTTAGCTAATCCAAAAGTTCTCTCTAGAATGTATTTCTTCTTTTTCAGCTCATTGATCATTTCTTTGCCTCCTCTTCAAGGCCTTCAGGAACGACAATCGTTATTTCTCCCATTTTTATGCCACCTCAACAGGTTTATCAGCATTCCTCATTATAGTTTTTGTCGTACCCGCTCTCAAAAATTTTAGCCTTAAGGTCTTTTGCAGATTTTTTTAGTTTTTAGTATGCCTTTTAGGGATCTAAAGCCTTTGATGAATTCCTCTAAGTCTTCTTTTCCGACTAAGGTCCTGACAAATTCTCTATCTCCCGCTTTACAAATTCTTCCATCCCATCTGGAACATTAATTTTGATTACTACTTTTCCCACTTCTTTCCCCATTATCAATTTTTGTTATTCTCTAAAAAGTTTTTCTAAGGCTTAAAGCTTTTAATTAAATTGTTTTGTCCAAATCTTCTCTGGCTTCGAGCTTAAGCTCATCAATTTTTATTGGCTTTGTAAGCTTTAACACGCCATCTTCATAGACAGCCTCAAAGCTTTTGACATTTTTCTTTTCCTAAGCTCCCCTTAGGGCGGGGATAGGTACTTCTCACCCTTCCATTTAAGTGCTCCGC
This genomic window contains:
- a CDS encoding type II toxin-antitoxin system VapC family toxin encodes the protein MTSLFLDSNVIIEFAKDNPRAVELLEHIFKHSFTAFVNGIVYSEVFFIFIKAKTGKSYWELKKNKSLVKETAEEFLKSLFPMLSIPNFLEVTSEIILLSIEVSRKYGLLPNDALILATCKFYGIKYLVSLDDDFKEACKKEGIVLIDSVEKLKEELTERGIPAKGDKKT